The sequence agatatacgatagtagctaatctaccatataagatataagtcgcttgtggaaatagcactaccaataataatcaagaagatcatactgtatacccaaataattacaggtatcactttagcgttcctaactgaatcttgttcaataacaagggagtaatgagccgacatggaggtgctgatacaatcgaggattagaactcccaatattatctgacctgttatcccggcgtaccttacgaccgttatatgatttagagatagaatgtaatgtggattaatatccacatgagtttctacaaagtgtagatataaaatagtgaatggttctgtaaagatcttgcataacatacctttagatttgcttagcattatagagcttgtaggcatgtaagtaactaaagaactatagatactttgagtgaagaatacaaggatagctccaacaataacatggctaaaatgtataccagttaagatgaaaagtccattaccaaatgcattatcattaatataaagagatagtcctaagtattccgtacagactaacattaagaaggcgactaccaaagtgaatgtcatgatattcgtacagcttgtatacaaatgttggtttttcaaatatacgctggataccactatacttaatgcagagcatagt is a genomic window of Besnoitia besnoiti strain Bb-Ger1 chromosome Unknown contig00057, whole genome shotgun sequence containing:
- a CDS encoding uncharacterized protein (encoded by transcript BESB_064320), which gives rise to MTFTLVVAFLMLVCTEYLGLSLYINDNAFGNGLFILTGIHFSHVIVGAILVFFTQSIYSSLVTYMPTSSIMLSKSKAVLSSPVGVVVYCNHKELGCLYLITGVIFSILGTIMSLFIRFE